The DNA segment ATCGCCCACAAAATCGAAATCAGCTTGCCCGAGAAACTATACGGCCCGTTCGGCGCGGTCATCTCGAACGCCTCGCTGCTCACCGAGCCGGGGCGCTCGATGCGGTGCGTCTGAGCGATGGCGGCGTCGCGCGTGCCTTTGCCGGCGGTGTGCCAGACGAGACGCAATTCAATGGCGTCGGCGGGCTGATCGAGTCGCCATTCGATCCTGCCCGCGATGGTCTGACCGGGGGCGAAGGCGGTCCGGTTCTCAGCCAGGTGCAGCGTGACGATGCTCATGCGCTTTGCCCCTCCAGTTCCGCGGGCAGCACATTGATCTTGAATTCGACATTCACATCCGGCCATCGCGGAATGTCGCCGTGCACTTTGAGCGTCCACACAATCTTATTGTTCGACGCCTCGAACGAATGCATCGTGTCGACGGGGATCGTGATCGACGCGGCGCCGCTGGCCAAGTCCACCGGATCCTCCGTGCGGCGAAGCTCGAGCGTGCGGAACGTATTTTTGTCAGTATGCGTGTTGGTCCCGCGGCGGTAAGTCGCCTCTTCGCGGCCCTCGAGCGTGATCCTCAGCGTTCGGATGCGCTCCGCCTTGCCGACAATGTCCCACGCCACGTCCAGCGCCCCGCCCAGCGGGATCGACTGACGATTGACCGTGACGGTCGGCTGCGGATTGAACAGCGACAAAAACGTGTAGAACACGAACCCGATCGCGCCCAGGCCGATCGCGACGAACGGAATCATGAAGATCGTCAGGAACCACTCGGGATCCCCGCGGACAAATCCATCGACGACCTGATACACGAACACGCTGACGATGCCGTTCCAGAAGAGGGCGAAAAACAAGACGCCGATCAGTTTGAGGTAGCGCGATTCGGTGGGTTTGAGCGTGACGGGGCCGGTGTCATCATCGTCGGCGTTCGATGAATAGGTCGTGCGTCGGCCACGCGCGCCGCGTTCGGTGATGACGAAAGTCGACGATCCGCCGTCCTTGGAGCCGGACTTGAACATGAAGATCAGTCCGCCGACGCCGATGACGAGAAAGACCAGGGGGATGAGGCCGAAGAGCATCATCGGGCTGAACCCGCGATGCAGAACTGCCTCGGCGGGGTCGTCGGGATTGACGAAGCACATCGTCTTCTTGCCGCGCGGGTACTGACGGACGACGTCCTCCTTGCCGCGGTATCCGCTGGAGGACCCGCCCATGAAGTCGTACTGGTTGGACTTGTATGTGCGGCCGTTGAATTCGTAGCGATAGAGAATGTCGACGCTGTAGGTGGTGCCATCGTCCGAGTCGTGCGATCGGACCCGGCTCGACTCGATGACGCAGGGCGTTTCGACCCAGCTTGCGGAAGTGGAGTACTTGATCACCGGGTTGACGAGCAGGAACCACGACAGGCCGCCGCCGACGAGGGCGAACACGCCGAAGAACAGCAGGCCGACGGTTCGCCCGGTGCTCGACGACTTTTTGGAAACGAGTGGCGCATCCGTGCGTGAGGACTGTATTGAGCCGCGCCATGTGAAGAAGATTCCGCCGCCGCCGACGGCGACGAAGATCAGGGGGAACAGCAGGGTGAAGCCGAACAGCAGACTGCCCCGCCGGATCACCGCCTCTGACGCGTCGGCAGGATTGACGTAACACCGGGTCTGGGCGCCCTTGGGGTACTGATCGAGCAGATGCTGGACCTTGATGTATTTGTCGAAAACGGGCTTGTCTTTTGAATATTGCGAAGACGTGTATGCCTTGCCATCGACGGCGTACCGGTACGAGACGACCAGCTCAAAAGGGCGATCGCTTTTGAGGTCCTCCGCGATGCGGCTCTCGATGATCGTGCACGGTGCGGCGGTCCACTGGTAGGTCGCGGCCGTGTCGACGAACTGATGAAACACCATCACTTCAAAGAAGAGCCCCGCCGCCAGGAAGATGCCGAAGAAGAGCGTCGCGCCCAGTTTGCCGATGATCCCGGTCGGCCCGCCGCCGGAGCTGCTGGTATTGATGTTGAATCGGAATCCCGCCATAGCGGTGGTATACTCGGCGTCGGTCCGCGCATCAAATGGAACGTCGCCCATGTACGAGCTTCGCATCGAACGTGTCTTTACCGCTTCGCACGCCCTGCGTCTTTACGACGGGTCGATGGAGGAATCGCACACGCACGACTGGCGCGTCTTCGTGCACATCACCGCGCCGAAGCTCGATGCCATCGAAGTCGTGATGGACTTTCATGAACTGGAGCGCATCGTCGGCGAAACCCTCAAGCCGCTCGACGGCACATCGCTCAATGACGTGCCGATTTTCGCGGGCGTGAACCCCTCCGCCGAGCGCGTCGTCGAGCATATTTACAAGGCGATCGCGCCGCGATTGCCCCGGGGCGTGACGCTCGCAAAAGTCACGATCACCGAAGCGCCGGGGTGTCGGGCGTCGTATTTTGAGTGATGTCGTTGGATATGTGACGCGCCCTTTTGCCGGGCACCCTCACCCCGGCCCTCTCCCGAAGGGAGAGGGGGTCAGACGATCACGAGCGGATCGGCGTCTATCTTGGAAATATCGATTCGCACGGATTTGCCGAGCAATTTGTGCAGATTCGCCTTGAGCACGGGCAGGTAGGGGCGTTCGGTGTTCGTGTGATCGGTGAGGATGACGGAGATGCCGGCGGCGTTGGCGGCGAGGATGTCGTGATGGCGCATCTCGCCGGTCAGGTACGCATCCCCGCCTTGCCCCTTGAGGAGTGATCCCCCGGCCCCGGCGCAGAGCTTGATCTCCCGGACGGCGTGACCGCGCCGGCGATGGCGCTCGCAGCGGGCCAGGCGCACATGCTTGAGGCCCAGATGCTTTTTGATGCGGGTCACGAGTGCGTCGATCGAAATGGGACGATCGAGCGTGACCGCCCGGCCGGGGCCGATGCCGACACGCGGGCGGGGCGTCAGGGGATGAATCTCCCATGCGGGTTCTTCGTAGGGATGCGTTTGCAGAATCGCCTGTGCGACATGCGCGAGGTCGCACTGATCGCTGACCATTTCGAGTCGGACTTCCTCGACGGATTCGAGCTGGCCGGGGGCGCCGATGACGGGGTTTGTCGTTTCATCGCCGCGGAACGTGCCCATGCCGGGGAGACTGAACGAGCAGTGATCGTAGTGGCCGACGTGCCCGGCGCCGGCGGAGGCCATCGCTTCGCGCACCTTGTGCAGATGTTCGGTCGGCACGAAGACGACGACCTTGTGCGTCTGATGGTGCGTGATCGGCGCCGCGGGTTGAATCGGATGACGGTCCCCATCGCCGAGGCCGTCGGCGAGGAAGTCATTGACGCCGCCGGGCGCGGCATCCAGCGCCGTGTGCGGCGAGTAGACGGCGATGCCGGCTTCGAGGAGGCGCACGAGCAGGCGCGACTTGGGCAGCGCGGCGACAAGCCGTTTGACCGGTTCGAAGAT comes from the Planctomycetota bacterium genome and includes:
- a CDS encoding 6-carboxytetrahydropterin synthase QueD is translated as MPKKSVAPSLPMIPVGPPPELLVLMLNRNPAIAVVYSASVRASNGTSPMYELRIERVFTASHALRLYDGSMEESHTHDWRVFVHITAPKLDAIEVVMDFHELERIVGETLKPLDGTSLNDVPIFAGVNPSAERVVEHIYKAIAPRLPRGVTLAKVTITEAPGCRASYFE
- a CDS encoding DUF3592 domain-containing protein produces the protein MRSSYMGDVPFDARTDAEYTTAMAGFRFNINTSSSGGGPTGIIGKLGATLFFGIFLAAGLFFEVMVFHQFVDTAATYQWTAAPCTIIESRIAEDLKSDRPFELVVSYRYAVDGKAYTSSQYSKDKPVFDKYIKVQHLLDQYPKGAQTRCYVNPADASEAVIRRGSLLFGFTLLFPLIFVAVGGGGIFFTWRGSIQSSRTDAPLVSKKSSSTGRTVGLLFFGVFALVGGGLSWFLLVNPVIKYSTSASWVETPCVIESSRVRSHDSDDGTTYSVDILYRYEFNGRTYKSNQYDFMGGSSSGYRGKEDVVRQYPRGKKTMCFVNPDDPAEAVLHRGFSPMMLFGLIPLVFLVIGVGGLIFMFKSGSKDGGSSTFVITERGARGRRTTYSSNADDDDTGPVTLKPTESRYLKLIGVLFFALFWNGIVSVFVYQVVDGFVRGDPEWFLTIFMIPFVAIGLGAIGFVFYTFLSLFNPQPTVTVNRQSIPLGGALDVAWDIVGKAERIRTLRITLEGREEATYRRGTNTHTDKNTFRTLELRRTEDPVDLASGAASITIPVDTMHSFEASNNKIVWTLKVHGDIPRWPDVNVEFKINVLPAELEGQSA
- a CDS encoding Nif3-like dinuclear metal center hexameric protein; amino-acid sequence: MKSLSLQTVQTALLTLAPLQFAEEWDNVGLLVEPTNPRPVRRLMLTIDLTEPVLDEAIARKTDMIVAYHPPIFEPVKRLVAALPKSRLLVRLLEAGIAVYSPHTALDAAPGGVNDFLADGLGDGDRHPIQPAAPITHHQTHKVVVFVPTEHLHKVREAMASAGAGHVGHYDHCSFSLPGMGTFRGDETTNPVIGAPGQLESVEEVRLEMVSDQCDLAHVAQAILQTHPYEEPAWEIHPLTPRPRVGIGPGRAVTLDRPISIDALVTRIKKHLGLKHVRLARCERHRRRGHAVREIKLCAGAGGSLLKGQGGDAYLTGEMRHHDILAANAAGISVILTDHTNTERPYLPVLKANLHKLLGKSVRIDISKIDADPLVIV